The following is a genomic window from Butyricimonas faecihominis.
ATGCACTTTTATGGAGAAACGGATATGGAGAAGGGATATGATCGTGTTTTCTGGAAAATCGAAATACAACAAAAGAAGAAGGTTAACCGGATGCGTTGGATCACGTGGGGCAGTGTGGCAGCTTCTTTGATGATTGTGGTTACATTTGCGATATTATGGCGACAGGGTTCAAGCGAAAGAGAACAATATCTCATGAAAACTCTTGCATCTCCTGATCGTTCCGGTGTGCAGTTACAACTTTCTGATGGAAAGACCATTTCTTTGGCCAAAGTGTTGGAAGTAAAGGAGATCGATGGAAGAAACGTGGCAACAAACGACACGGCGGGAATTGTTTATCAAAATATGCAGGAGGATATATTGCGGGAGGAAGAGATTATATATAATACGGTGATTACTCCCCGGGGTACAGAGTATCTGTTGACGTTATCCGATGGTTCAAGAGTTTGGTTAAATTCTGATTCTCGTTTGAAGTTTCCGGTGAAGTTTTCTAAGGGGATGAGACGGGTTGAACTTGTCGGGGAAGGCTATTTTGAGGTAGCGAAGGATACTTCTTCACCTTTTATCGTGAATAGTGGAAAATTGGAAATAAAGGTTACAGGAACTTCTTTCAATATTGCGGCTTATCCGGATGAAAAAATAGTGCAAACCACACTGGTATCCGGTTCTGTTGACGTGAGTTGTCCGGAATGTGCGGATACTGAAAGCGTGTCGTTGGTTCCGAATGAGATTGCCATTTTCGTACCGGGGATTCAAAAGATAGAAAAGAAGAGGGTGGATATCGCTCCTTACGTGGCTTGGCATGAAGGTTTTCTGACTTTCCATGATGAGAGTTTAGGTTCTATTGCGAAAAAGTTAGAACGTTGGTATGATCTTACTTTTGAATTTGATCAACCGGAAACGGAAGAACTCATTTTTTACGGGAGTATTAAACGACATGAAAATATCTCGCAGGTCTTGGATATGCTGAGATGCACGAATTTGATCGGTTTTACAATTATAGATTCGAAAACAGTACGCGTAACTCGATTATAAAAATCATTATTTATTAAAATTGAACTATATGAATGAATTGAACGATTGGCGGCTACAGTCGTGTAGTCCGAGGTATATCCTTTTGCGAAAGTGTTTTTTCATACTTATCGTGATGTTTTTCAGTATGATGACAAGTTTTACTTCTTTCGGGCAGACGAAGGAAAGGATTACTCTCAAGTTGGAAAATATGGCATTGGAACAAGTATTAAAAAGAATAGAATTGGAGTCCGGCTATCGAATGTTGTACAATAAGGATCTTGTGGCAACGGTAAAAGGGATTACTATTCAGGTTAATAATGAATTGTTAGCTACCGTGTTGGATAAATGTTTGGATAGAACGAATTTATCATACATGATTAAAGAGAACACGATTATTATTGCTAAAAAAGGTTCGGAAAATAGGATTGAGGTAACCACGACAATAATTAAAGGTGTGGTGAAGGATAAGAAGGGAGAACCATTAGTTGGTGTTTCCGTGGTGATAGCCGGAACAGCAACAGGTACAGCGACAGATGTGAATGGTAATTTCTCTTTACCGGTAAAGGATTCGACAGGAACTTTGTTATTCACGTATATTGGTTTCAAGATGCAGAGGGTGGTATTTCACCGGGGCAAAGAAGTGCTGGTTGTAATGGATGAGGATTTATCTGAATTGGATGCGGTAACGGTGATTGCCTATGGTTCTCGTAAAAAGAGGGAATTAATTGGTGCCGTATCTTCTGTAAAGGCAGATGAGATGAAGGAGCTTCCGACCGCAAGTTTTGAAAATTTGTTACAGGGACGCATGTCTGGAGTGGAGGTCGTGAACCAGTCCGGGGCTCCGGGAGGAGGAGGGACATTAGTTGTTGTTCGGGGTTATAATACTTTTAATTCACAGTTTGATGAACCTCTTAGTAATAGTGCTCCTCTTTATGTGATTGACGGAGTTCCCATGTATTCATTCACTTCTCCTCGTACGGGAACCAATACAATTGCAGAAATAGATCCGTCTATTATTGAATCCGTGGAAGTGTTGAAAGATGCGGCTTCAGCTGCAATCTATGGTTCCAGAGGTGGAAATGGTGTAATCCTTATCACGACTAAAAAAGGGAAACAAGGACATTCAAACTTTTCTGCTAATTTTTCATATACAGGTTCTATTTTCCCGAAAGCTCCGAAACATTATGGTGGGATGATGGAACGAAATTATAATATAGCAGCATTAAAAGCTTATCGTACAGCTAGTTTTTTTACTGGGGAATATCCTAATTCAATTGCCGAAGGAAGTGGTTTTATGGGAGGACAATATGATTATTTCTGGAACAAAGGTAATCCTATTGACAAGGATGATATAAAAGCACTTCGTGTCTTACAAGATAGTTTGAATCCATTTTATAATAATGCTACAGATTGGTACAAAGAAGCTTTTCGTACGGGGAAAGTATATAATGTTAATTTACAGGCTAGTGGGGGAACGGAGTTAATTCGGTATATGGTTGCGGCAGGATATTATAGTGAATCTGGAATCATGTTGAGTAGCGATTTTAATAGGATGAATGTGAATGTGGGATTAAATATTCAACCTCATAAACGGATAAAACTAGATACTCGTCTTTATGCAGCTTATACAGATCGTAGTCGAGGAAAGTCTCCGAATGGGAAAAGAATGAATTATAAGGTCGAGGGATTAACAGTGGATCCGAGAACTGCCTCTTCTTTAACATTGAATTCTGGTGTGGTAAAGGATAAATTATTAGAAGCTCTTAATGAACAGATAGATAAAAATAATTCTTATCGGTTTATGGGAAATATGGGATTGAGTTTTGAATTTATAGATGGATTGAATGTAAGGGTAGATGGTGGTATTGATTATAATCAGAATAATCGTAACTTCTTTCGTCCTAGCACGATGGATGTATCTAAAATGAATGAAAATTATATAGAGGAGGGAATTACGCGGAATATTTTCATGCAGGGAGAGGCTCTTCTGAATTATAGATTTTCGATCCAAGAGAAACACAATTTTGAGTTATTATTGGGAATTTCTATGGATAAATCTCAATTATTTGAAAATGATGCTGATGCTCTTGGTACTCCAAGTGATTACATTCACTATATACAGGGAACAACTCCTATTAAATACACGAAACCCGAATGGGGTGATCCCGTGGCTTATGAAACCGTGCATGCTTCTTCTAAATTGGAAGAAAAGATAAATTTGAGCTATTTTGGTCGTTTTGCTTATAATTTTAAAACTCGCTACTTGTTTGAGTTTACTTTGCGTCGAGATGGTTCTTCTGTTTTTGGTGAAGATCAACGTTGGGCAACATTTCCGTCAGTGGCTATTGGTTGGACATTTTCAGACGAATCTTTTTTGAAATCAGTTAATTGGTTAAGTTATGGAAAAATTCGAGCAAGCTGGGGACAATCCGGAGTACAGTTTGATAAGGCTTATCTTGCTCATGGATTGATGGAAATAGGCGCTATTTATGATGGAGAACGAGGAATGAGGGCTAGCGGTATCTTGAATCGGAAACTGGGTTGGGAACAATCGGATCAATATGATTTGGGATTGGACTTGGATTTTCTTGATTATCGGATCAAATTTAAATTTGATTATTATTATCGTTATACGAAAGATAAACTATGGAAAGTAAACCTGCCAAGCGGAGGAAGTTTTTTAGGTGGATTCTCTAAACAATGGCGGAATGCCATGGAAGTTTCTAATGAAGGTATTGAATTTGAAGTTACTTGTGATATTCTTAGAGAGACTAAAGTTACTTGGCGAAGTAAAATAACAGCTTCTAGAAACTGGAATCGTTTTGAAAAATCTTATTCGGGTAAAGATGAGGATACGTTTATTATAGGTAAACCTCTTTTCAATATTTATTTATATAAAGACAATGGCTATTATAATTCACAAGATGAAGTTCCTGTTTATTATCAGGCTGACGGATTTAAAAAGTATTTAATGCCGATGTATGAAACGCAATATTTTACGGCAGGGGATCCTAAAGTTATGGATGTCAATGGCGATGGAAAAATAGATATATCTGATTTCGTGAGAGTAGGTTCTTCTGTACCGAAACTTTATGGCGGTTGGGCTAATGAACTAAGGTGGCGGGATTTTGATTTAAATTTACTTTTTACCTATTCTTTGGGAAGGGATATGTATAAAACTTATGATATTCGTTCATTGGATGCTTATAATGGTGGACAAGGTGGACAGGCATTGTATATCAATACGGATAAGGCCTCTTTCTGGACGGAAAATAATCATAAGGCTCAATATGCTCGTCTGGGAACATTGAATACAATGGGAGGTATGCTGGAATCTAATCTTGAAACAGTTTCTTACATGAAACTCAAGCAACTCACGTTAGGTTATAATCTTCCGAAAGAATGGGCTAGGAAAGTAGGGATGGTTGGATTAAGAGCGTTTATTACAGGAGAGAATGTGTTTATTCTTTCTAATTATTCGGGTGTCGATCCGGAGGTTGTTAGCATAGAAAATGGGCAGGATGATTTTAATACTTACCCGTTAGCACGAAAATGGACCATTGGTTTAACTCTTAATTTTTAAAAACATGAGACTAAAAAGATTGTTATATATAGCGGGATTATTCGTGTGTTGTTCTTGTGGAGATATGTTGGATGTAGAGCCTGAAATTGCTGTAACCTACACGAACTATTTCCAAAATGAACAGGATGTACACAAAACGTATATTGATATGTATGCTAAAATGCGAGAAGTATATTTTCAATATCAATTGCAACCTCATCACAAAATGGGACTAGTATATGACCAATGTAATGAATATTACTCTTATGCAAATGAATTGAAAAATCTCTCTGTTGAGGCCTTTAAAAAAGTTGCCGGGACGAGCTGGATTCTTCACTATAATGTAATCTTTCAATCTAACTTGATATTGGACAATCTGTATCGTGTTCAGAATTTGCACAAAGATAGAGAGAATTTTTACAAGGGACATTGCTATTTTGCTAAAGGTTTGATGTATTATGAAATTGCTAGACGTTGGGGAAACGCTCCGATTACTAGAGATGCCAAAAGTATAGATCCGTTAGGGCGTAGTGATGCGAAAGTTGTATTAGATACAGCGTTGTCTAATGCTTTGAAAGCTTTTGATCTGTTAAAAAACTATGATGAGGCAGTTGATTATAACGGACAGAAATTGAAAAAATATTATGCACATAAGGGAGCGGCTGCGGCACTTTTAGCTAACATTTACGCATGGAAAGGTGGTTTATTCAATGATCCGGATGCTTACAAGGAGACTGAAAAGTACTGTACTTTAATTATTGAAAATAAAGTGGGGATTTATAAAATGGTTGATACGCCTGAAGAAGTCTGTTCTGTTGTCATGGATCGCATGAGTTCTGAATCTGTTTTTGAATTGTTGAATAGTAGTATTGACTTTGGTTTCACGACCGGACGTTTTTCCCCGGGTATAAATTTCCATATAGGGGCAAACTATGGCTATGGGGGATATCCGTTAAACCCCTTTGGCTCTTTGTCTAATAATCAATATGAAAATCTTTATCTCATAAAAAATGATCGGGTAAAGAAGATTTGGGGTGATGAGGATTTAAGACGTGCGGCTTATTTTTGGAAATTTGATGAAATGGCAGAAACTGATAATGAGGTTACGGGCGGCTACGCTTATCCATATTTCTGGCGTAAACCATTATTGGATGCGGCTTGGGTTCCGGCGGAAATGATAAATGTAGATGGTAATAAAATATTTTGGCGTTTGGCTGAAATTTATTTACTACGAGCAGAAGCACGTTGTCGTGCAAATTTGCCGGGGGCAGAAGATGATTTGAATTATGTTAGAAATCGGGCTCATGCAAAAATCTATCCTGCGGATACTGATACTGAAGGTTTACAGATGGCAATATTCAGGGAGAGGGAACGAGAAATGTTTTTTGACGGAGAACGGTATTATGATATTGTTCGGAACGGATACTATAATTTCCCGGGAATGATTTCTGAAACGTTCGAGAAACTTTCCGAACAGGATGTAAAAGATGGAGCGTTATATGTTCCGATAATGGATACGGAAATGCAGCGCAATACTTTAATGCGTCAGAATCCGTATTGGTTAGCAAGATGGTAATGATTGGTAAAATATACAATGTAGTTATTATGAGTAAATTATTAGTTACAATGATAGTACTCCTTTTGATAGGAGGGTGTTCTACAAATTGGAATTTTGAGAATACTGGATTAGCTAAGGAACATTTCGACGGAAATATGTATGAATATCTAAAAAGTGACTCTTATAATTGGGATTCAATACGATTAATAATAGAAAAGGCAGAGTTGGTACCTTTGTTCGAGGGGAAAGACCCGATTACTTTTATAGGTCCCACGAATCACTCTGTTAGAAAATGGATGAATGACAAGTTTATAATTTGTATCAATGACATAGATAAAGATGCTTGTATTAAAATTGTTAAGGATCATTTGTTTGCCGGGAAGATATTACGTGACGATATTCCCCAAGGAAAATATCTTACACAAGAAGGGGGAGATGTTTATACGACTCTTTCTGGAAAGAGTATTTGGATGGGGCTGTTTTATGAAGATTATGGTAATGTTGTAGAAGGGGGAGTACGGGTGATCTATTTAAAGGGAGATGTGACTATTGATATTGCTTCTTCTAACATACAGCCTACAAATGGGGTTGTACATTCATTGAGCTATAATTACGTGTTAGGTGGATTATGATGAACTTTAAATAATTAATTATGAGATGTAGTATTATATATTTAATATGTGTCGTGTTTCTTGTTGCATGTAATGATGTTACGGTAGGATATTTAGAGACTGAAAATGCCGAGTATATACCTGATAACATGGAAATACCTCAAATCGAGGATCTAGACGAAGTTGTGGATGCCCTACGTATAAAGAATAACGCACCTTGGGTAACACAACCTATTCAGGGTATAGAAGGAACTGATCCGATGATTTATTCTATCGAAGAAGTAACTGCGACAGAAGGTGGAGATGCAATGGTATTTAAACAGGAATTGAGGATTATAGGAAACGGAAGTTTCTATTATCCTTTAGAACATAAAGCTCCAGCTGGTAAGTATGTGGTTTCGATTCGAATTACAAACGAGGGATATAGCCATGTCGTAAAAGATATTTACACTTTTGTCGTGAAGTAAACAAAGAGTGATCGTGGTGGCATGAGGGGTCCGTGTTATGCGGACCCCTTATTTTATTTTCTTGAAAAAGCGTTGCCACACGTATTTTTTCGTGTGTGGGTCTTTTGACGTGAGGACGAACGAGGCTTTGCCCACGATAAAGTCTTCGGGGATGGGACCGATATATCGGGAATCCCGGGAGTTGAAGACTTGGTCTCCGGCCACGAAGTACCAGTTTTTTTGGAACGTGTATTCACGGATCAAGGAGTCACGGATGTAGAGTTGGCGATCTTGCGAGTGTACGGGTGCTTGGGTTTCGTAAGCGATCAGGTGGCGGTATAGCGAAAAGTTTAACGTGTCAATGGTGATAGTGGTTCCCGCGGCGGGAAGGTACAGGGGACCGAAGTCTTGGATGTTCCAGCGATGCCAGTAATCGAAGGGGAAAGCGTTGTAAATTCCCGGGGCATACTCCCCACAGTAATGGTGCAGGCGTTGTTGTTCCTCCATGTTTCCGTAGCCGGTTTGGCCGTTGATATGATTGATCCCGGCGATGATTGATAACGTGTCTCCGGGCAGGGCGATACAGCGTTTCACGTAAAATGTTCCTAAATCCATATCCCAGCGACCGTTCGTGTGCGTGGGAAAGTTGAAAACGATCACGTCATTGCGTTTCAGGGAAGAGAACCCCGGTACCCGCACGGTTTCCGGGTGCGCGCCATCCAGAAAGTCGAAGTTTTTGTAAAAGCGGGCTCCCATGTACATTTTGTTCACCACGATAAAATCTCCCGGTTCGATCGTCGGGTACATCGAATCGGAAGGGATGCTGTAAAAGTCCACGATAAAAAAGCGCAACAGGGCGGCAATCACGATGGCCAGCAGGACGGCTCCCACGTACTGGAATATGGATTTAATTACTTTCTTCATTTTTTTCTTGAGATAAAAATACGTTCTAAATAGTAATAAAACAAGGGAATGATGAATAAACTGACGAAGGTTCCGACCGTCATTCCGGCAATAAGTGTGATCGACGTGGGCATTACTAATTTGTAATAAATAAAATGGGACTCTATTGAGTATCTATAATTAGTTTCTGCATATCCCGTTTCATCTCCTCGGCGGCGGAAGAGGGGACTTTGGGGGCTTTTTCGAGTAGCAGGCGGGCGGTGGCGATGGCCTTGTCGGTTTGGCCGCTTTCGTGGTACATCTTGGCGAGCAGGTAGAGCGGGTAGAGGCGGTTGGGGACCATGTGGGAGGCTTTCAAGAAAGCGGATTCAGCTTGGGGATATTGTTTCATGGTTTGGTAGTTTTTGCCCATGATGTTACGGATCATGGGATCGGCAGACAGGCGGGCAGCCTCTTCAAGGATGAGGTTACTGGCTTCGGGTTGTCCCGTGCGGGAGAGGCATTGCCCGTATTCAAAGAGAAAAGCGGGTTGATCCTTCAGGAGAGGGTAGAGTTTCTTGTAATTATCCACGGTGCGTTCGAATATCTGCATGTTGAAATAGATTTGTTCGGATTTCCAGCGTTTGTAGGCTTGTTCCCGTTCCTGTTGCCCGGTGGCGAGGAAATAGACCGGGAGAAGCAGGAACAGGTAGAAGATGCCGGAGAGCCAACGGGAACCCCGTTGTATCGGGGTACATTGTGCCAAGAGCAGCGTGAAGAGGATGAGAAGGGGCAACACGCTGAACGGGTAGGAAAAGCAGGCAAAAACGAGGAACGCGGCTAACGAACCGGTCACGCCTGCCGCGACTTTATTGTCAGGATGCCGGGCGGTTTTGAAGGCCCAAAAAATGATTGTCAGGAAAAGTAATAAACCGATGATTCCAGTTTCTGTCGTGATTTGCACGAATTCGTTGAAGGCTGTCTCGGGGGCATCGGCTACGAGTTCTTCTCCCGCGGGACGCTCCGTGGCAGAGAAATAGGCGGCTTGGGCTTCCCCGTAGGCCCCGGCAAAATGCCCGAACCCGACGCCTGTTGCCGGATGGGAGGCTACAAGGGTGGACGAGACTTTCCAGATGAGTCGGCGTCCATCGGCAGATTCTTTTTTTAACTGGTATATCCCGATGAGAGTCCCGGTGACGAGGAGGAATATACAGATCGTTGCGATGAAGGAGGCGAGCCGATGTTTTTGAAATAAAAACTTCAATCGGTTATAGAGGTGAAAGTAGTAACCTAGTACAATTCCGCATCCCGCGATGGCGGCTAACCAAGCCCCGCGGCTTAACGTGGCGGGCAGGACGAGCAGGAGAAGTACGAGAATCACTCCCGACAAGATGCGGGCTATCCGGCAGGCGGTAAGCGTGTAGTATAAAGCTAACGGTAGTATGGCAACTAGAAATCCGGAATAGGGACCGGGGTTGAAGAATGATCCGGTCAGTTCGAAACGGCTGTGTTGGGAGGGGGTAAAACCGTATAGTTGGGCGAGTCCCCAGATGGCTTCTATTGCCCCGGTGAGCAAGAGTGCCGCATGCGTGAAACCGAGCGGGGCAAATGTTGTCAGCCGTCGGAATATGAAATACGTGACGATGATCAAGATGAAGAGGCTCGTTCGGGTGGGTGCGATTGTCCCCGCGAAGTAGTCGTTACAGAGGGTATAGCCCGCGTAAAGGAGAACCAGCAGGTCAGTTATCGAAAAGCGGAAAGGACGCATCCATGCGAGTGGTATGCAGGCAATTCCTGCCACGATAATAACTTTGTAGAACCAAAAAATCTTAGCTATCCGGTTCCCTAAACTCTCGTCGAGGGCAAAGGCTGTGGACAACAAGAGTATAGTCAGCGTGAAGACTACGATGCCCGATAAGTAGAGGTTAAGGTTTTTCCGGAGCTGCATATCGTTTTATTTTTCACAAATGTAAAAAATATACTATGAACAGCGTTAGGGAATTCTGATAAGATTATGAGAATTTTAAGTGCTTTAAATAATCTTCAAAGTTATCACATTTGATCGTGTTACCTTCTTTTGCATCAATCATTGCTTGCTGGGTATAAAGATTGATGCTCTTCTTGTGCTTTGTGTTGATAGATTGAAGGTGCTTATGCTGTGATGATTGTTTCTTGGCTTTGGAATTATATGATCTTGATTTGTTTGTCATCATAATGCATCCTTTGTTTGATTTGATTACATTATTCTTTTTCTTCCTCTTCTTTCTCGACAGGGTCGGGTTCTTTGGTTTCTTTGAAGATGTCGAATTTGTTCAATGGTTGCATATATTTCAACCAGCGGAAGTCTTTCAGACGGGCTTCTTCGGGATCGGCCAAGAACAAGGGATTGAGTTCCCCGTCGGGCTTGTTGATGAAGACGATGTCCGTGACTTTCCGTTTGTCGATCATGATACGGATGTTGGAGCTATTGGCGGTGTTAACACCAATGATGTTACCTTTATCATCGGGGAAGTAGATGGTTTCCCCGTTACCGTTCACGTACACCATGTAGAGTTCGTTATCCCGGAAATAACCGGTCATATTTCGCCCTTTGATCTGGTCGTACATTTCGGTTTCCTCCCTTCGAGAGACCATGAAGGCCTTGGTATTCAGGTAGAATTCCTTAATCGTTCCATTTCCCGTGAGCAAGGAAATCTTTTCGGCGGTCATTTGGTTGCCACTGGCCCATGCCACTGGCTCATTATAGAGTGTGATGGTGGAGTCGACAGAAAGGTAGACCATCGAATCACACAATCCTTGCAAGTCCTGACTAAAGAACTTGACTTTATAGTAAGCCCGTAAGATCTGGTTCTTGGCAGAGTCCTGATCCATGAACAGGGTATCCCCGTGTACGAAAAGAGAATCTTGTTTTCCGACCATGATTAACAGGGCGCTGTCGGTGACGAATGCCTTGTTTTGTTCCCGGTCCATTTGCGCATATTCACCTTTCACAATCACGTTGTTCACGGTGTCCACAAGCGTGACGTTCCAGTAGAGATAAGCCATTCCGGTTATACTATCGATGACCATGGTATCGGCCACCCCCTCGTAACTCTGGTGCGTGACCCGGTTGTTCTTGTACAGTTCTGCGTGTCCCAAGTTGGAGTCATACCATCCATCCTCGGAGTAGAGGGTGTTATTTTCGTCCTCCTTCCCGTATATGTTCGTGGGTCCCAGAATGGAAACCAGCTTGGTTTCCGTGTTATATTTCAAGGTGTCCGAGAAGATCAGGTATTCGGGAGAATTCACTTTCACGCTGTCTTTGAAGAGAGCTATCTTTGTTTGGGTAAAATAGTTTCCTTTTTTACTATCCAACGTGTTCTGGCTATCTTTCAGTTGTCCCCAGTTGAAGTAATACCCGATGTCGAATAGTCCGTCATAATCCAGAAAATCGGTGGTCAGGATCATTTGGGGATCTTCCAGCGTGACGTTCCGGCGGACTTGAATCAGTTTTTTGTTGGCATCATAGTACATGTAGTCACCGGACATACGGATGCTATCGTTTTTGATCACCCGCACGTGGCCGAATGCTTCAAGATAGTTGGAGTCTGGTAGTTCATACTGGTAGAGACTATCGCACCACATGAGTGTGTTTTCATGCGTCATGTGTACGTTCCCGATAAACCTAGACGGTTTGCCTAGCGTTCCCACCAGTAAACTATCGGCATTAACGATCTTGACTTTAGCTTTTTTATTTCCCTGTGCTACAACTGTCTGCAAGGGGAGTAGTCCCCATACAATACATAATATCCCAACCCATAAACCTGCTCTCATCGCGGAAAAATCATCAATCTTTAATTGTAAATCTTAGCTTGTCAATTACTTGAACCACCCGTCATAATGGAATTTGGAGTTCTTGTAATCTTCGTCGATATGGATATAGGTGTTTGCTTGTTTTTCCTTGATCCATTTATCAAGTACTTCCTGTTGTTTCTTGCTTTTCAACCCGTTTTCAAAGCTGATCCAGTCATCGTCCAGGTTAGCCGTGTGGGAAGGATAGTAAGCCTTGATTTTGATCACCTTGTATTCCTCGCCTGTACGGGTCTGATCCAAGAAAGGAGAGGAAATTTCACCCACTTTCAGTTTGTTTACCTGACGGGCCATTTCTCCTTCGATGGTTTCTCTGGGGAGTTTGGAATCAGCGTCTTCCTCGTTGAAAATCAATCCGCCGTTGTTTCTGGTCTTTTTGTCCATGGAGAAATAAGCCGCGGCTTCTTCAAACGTGGCTTTCCCGTCGTGGATGTAAGTCAACACGGTGTCCAAATGCTGGATTGCTTCTTGCCGTTCTTCATCGGAAATCCGGGGACGGAGCAGGATATGGCGTACGTTTACTTTGTCTCCTTGGCGGTCGATGTATTGAAGAATATGGAAACCAAATTCCGTTTCCACGATTTTAGATACCCTGCCGGGTTTCAAGCTGAAGGCAGCTTCGGCAAATGCCGGGGCCAGTGCGCTCTTGGTTTGGTAACCTAATTCACCACCTTTGGCGGCAGATCCGGGGTCTTCCGAGTACAATACAGCTAACGTGTTGAACGTTTGTTTACCGGCAAGAATCTCTTCACGGAAATCTCTCAACCGGTTACGGATACGTTCCTTCTCGGTGTCGCTGATTCTTGGTTTGATAACGATCTGTTGAATCTCGTATTTATCGGGTACTTCCGGAAGACTGTCCTTGTTGAATTTCCGGTAGAAATACCTGACTTCCGAGGGGGTCACCCGAACGTTTTCCACGATTTTAGACTGCATCCTTTGCGTGATCATCTGCTCCCGAAGCGGGTTACGCATTTCGTTCTTGATGTCCTCGTATGATTTTCCGAAGTAGGTTTCCAGACGTTCCCGGGAACCGATATGTTGCACGTATTGCTCCAATTGTGAATTCAACGCGTTTTCCACTTCCGTGTCGGTTACCTCGATACTATCTATCTTAGCTTGAGCCACTAATAGTTTCTGAACCAATAAATTTTCTAATATTCTGGTACGAGAGTCGGTGGAAGAATTTACTAATCCTTGGGATTGTTCATGTAAAAATTGGTTCTCGATATCCGATTTCAACACGATTTCTTCACCCACGACAGCGATAATCTTGTCGATCACGTTTTTTTGTGCCGAGGCGTAACTAGCTAAAAATAACAGTACAAGCAGTGATAAATATCTCATAATTTATGAATAAGGTTATACTCAATAAAAACGCTCTAAACTAATACTTTTTCTTCAAATCCGCGAATAATCCGTTCGTTTTCGCATTTTTATTTTCATTTTTCTAATCCTGTTAATATATTTTGACGTAATCTTTTCGGAGACCTTCCGTGTTGATGTCTTTTTCCAGATTCTCTTCGAAGGAGATTTTACGTTTGTTCAGCAACAATATCTCAATCTCTTTTTTCACGTAACCGAGAGGTGCTGTTTCATGGGCTTGTCGTAGCTCGTTGATCTTGAGAAAATAGTGATTCTCGTCGTCCTCGATTTCGATGGACTCCTTGTTTTTATATTTGCTTTCCCATTCTGCCGACGTGATGGGCAGGAG
Proteins encoded in this region:
- the lepB gene encoding signal peptidase I — translated: MKKVIKSIFQYVGAVLLAIVIAALLRFFIVDFYSIPSDSMYPTIEPGDFIVVNKMYMGARFYKNFDFLDGAHPETVRVPGFSSLKRNDVIVFNFPTHTNGRWDMDLGTFYVKRCIALPGDTLSIIAGINHINGQTGYGNMEEQQRLHHYCGEYAPGIYNAFPFDYWHRWNIQDFGPLYLPAAGTTITIDTLNFSLYRHLIAYETQAPVHSQDRQLYIRDSLIREYTFQKNWYFVAGDQVFNSRDSRYIGPIPEDFIVGKASFVLTSKDPHTKKYVWQRFFKKIK
- a CDS encoding O-antigen ligase family protein, with protein sequence MQLRKNLNLYLSGIVVFTLTILLLSTAFALDESLGNRIAKIFWFYKVIIVAGIACIPLAWMRPFRFSITDLLVLLYAGYTLCNDYFAGTIAPTRTSLFILIIVTYFIFRRLTTFAPLGFTHAALLLTGAIEAIWGLAQLYGFTPSQHSRFELTGSFFNPGPYSGFLVAILPLALYYTLTACRIARILSGVILVLLLLVLPATLSRGAWLAAIAGCGIVLGYYFHLYNRLKFLFQKHRLASFIATICIFLLVTGTLIGIYQLKKESADGRRLIWKVSSTLVASHPATGVGFGHFAGAYGEAQAAYFSATERPAGEELVADAPETAFNEFVQITTETGIIGLLLFLTIIFWAFKTARHPDNKVAAGVTGSLAAFLVFACFSYPFSVLPLLILFTLLLAQCTPIQRGSRWLSGIFYLFLLLPVYFLATGQQEREQAYKRWKSEQIYFNMQIFERTVDNYKKLYPLLKDQPAFLFEYGQCLSRTGQPEASNLILEEAARLSADPMIRNIMGKNYQTMKQYPQAESAFLKASHMVPNRLYPLYLLAKMYHESGQTDKAIATARLLLEKAPKVPSSAAEEMKRDMQKLIIDTQ
- a CDS encoding OstA-like protein, with amino-acid sequence MRAGLWVGILCIVWGLLPLQTVVAQGNKKAKVKIVNADSLLVGTLGKPSRFIGNVHMTHENTLMWCDSLYQYELPDSNYLEAFGHVRVIKNDSIRMSGDYMYYDANKKLIQVRRNVTLEDPQMILTTDFLDYDGLFDIGYYFNWGQLKDSQNTLDSKKGNYFTQTKIALFKDSVKVNSPEYLIFSDTLKYNTETKLVSILGPTNIYGKEDENNTLYSEDGWYDSNLGHAELYKNNRVTHQSYEGVADTMVIDSITGMAYLYWNVTLVDTVNNVIVKGEYAQMDREQNKAFVTDSALLIMVGKQDSLFVHGDTLFMDQDSAKNQILRAYYKVKFFSQDLQGLCDSMVYLSVDSTITLYNEPVAWASGNQMTAEKISLLTGNGTIKEFYLNTKAFMVSRREETEMYDQIKGRNMTGYFRDNELYMVYVNGNGETIYFPDDKGNIIGVNTANSSNIRIMIDKRKVTDIVFINKPDGELNPLFLADPEEARLKDFRWLKYMQPLNKFDIFKETKEPDPVEKEEEEKE
- a CDS encoding peptidylprolyl isomerase, which produces MRYLSLLVLLFLASYASAQKNVIDKIIAVVGEEIVLKSDIENQFLHEQSQGLVNSSTDSRTRILENLLVQKLLVAQAKIDSIEVTDTEVENALNSQLEQYVQHIGSRERLETYFGKSYEDIKNEMRNPLREQMITQRMQSKIVENVRVTPSEVRYFYRKFNKDSLPEVPDKYEIQQIVIKPRISDTEKERIRNRLRDFREEILAGKQTFNTLAVLYSEDPGSAAKGGELGYQTKSALAPAFAEAAFSLKPGRVSKIVETEFGFHILQYIDRQGDKVNVRHILLRPRISDEERQEAIQHLDTVLTYIHDGKATFEEAAAYFSMDKKTRNNGGLIFNEEDADSKLPRETIEGEMARQVNKLKVGEISSPFLDQTRTGEEYKVIKIKAYYPSHTANLDDDWISFENGLKSKKQQEVLDKWIKEKQANTYIHIDEDYKNSKFHYDGWFK